In the Streptomyces formicae genome, one interval contains:
- a CDS encoding FAD-dependent monooxygenase, which yields MSPALNTAATEADVMSVPRVPVLIVGGAYTGLTTALSLAARGVRPLLVERRPSASTLPKAWGLNTRSQELLNTLPGVAQRLRTALGEAQWPQISHGTSIADPGRRYLDPLDGQPDPQELSSVPPLAWVSQAQVEEILRTSAEEAGAQVCLGTELVSFVQDDEKVTATLRDVSTGRERVVEADYMVAADGNMSPVREMLGIPVEGSGVIGHMYILTFEADLTRYVAKGAVEVIGMPGSGSSFILDGSERHTLWVDYFPERGETPEDFTEARCLERIRHAIGDAEIDVTFVNARFFAINHKMAERFREGRVFLAGDSAHACPPNGGQGGNLAIQDAYDLSWRLALVLTGQAGAGLLDTYETERRPLIDITLKREVELAKISEGRVPASYNPADPNAPIPMAKEFLGFRCHSAAVRTEADDDGSLQEDPWHPTGRPGGRAPHVVLTDGPRTFSTHDLFGRGFVLLAGYEAPEWVTAAEEVARRLGVTLAAYRLGDRLTDGDGTWCGRYGVEPTGATLIRPDAVVAWRGKRSSVDPEGELTTALTAVLTR from the coding sequence ATGAGCCCAGCTCTGAACACAGCAGCAACGGAGGCAGATGTCATGTCAGTCCCGCGAGTTCCCGTACTCATCGTCGGAGGCGCCTACACCGGGCTCACCACCGCTTTGAGCCTTGCCGCACGCGGTGTGCGCCCTCTGCTGGTGGAACGCCGGCCGAGTGCTTCCACGCTGCCGAAGGCATGGGGGCTCAACACACGTTCCCAGGAACTGCTCAACACGCTGCCCGGCGTGGCGCAGCGACTCCGCACCGCCCTCGGGGAAGCGCAGTGGCCCCAGATCAGCCACGGCACGTCCATAGCCGATCCTGGGCGGCGCTACCTCGACCCGCTGGACGGGCAGCCCGACCCGCAGGAACTCTCGTCGGTGCCGCCGCTGGCGTGGGTGTCGCAGGCCCAGGTCGAAGAGATTCTCCGTACGAGCGCCGAAGAGGCCGGCGCCCAGGTGTGCCTCGGCACCGAGCTGGTCTCCTTCGTCCAGGACGACGAGAAGGTCACCGCGACGCTGCGCGACGTGTCCACCGGCCGTGAACGGGTGGTCGAGGCGGACTACATGGTGGCGGCCGACGGGAACATGAGCCCGGTCCGGGAGATGCTCGGCATCCCTGTCGAGGGCAGCGGCGTCATCGGCCACATGTACATCCTCACGTTCGAGGCCGATCTGACGCGCTACGTGGCGAAGGGCGCGGTCGAGGTCATCGGAATGCCGGGCAGCGGATCCAGCTTCATTCTGGACGGCTCCGAGCGGCACACCCTGTGGGTCGACTACTTTCCCGAACGGGGCGAGACGCCGGAGGACTTCACCGAGGCCCGCTGCCTGGAGCGCATCCGCCACGCCATCGGCGACGCCGAGATCGACGTCACCTTCGTCAACGCCCGCTTCTTCGCCATCAACCACAAAATGGCCGAACGGTTCCGCGAGGGCCGCGTCTTCCTGGCCGGTGACTCCGCGCATGCCTGCCCGCCCAACGGGGGCCAGGGCGGCAACCTCGCCATCCAGGACGCCTACGACCTGTCCTGGCGGCTCGCCCTCGTCCTCACCGGGCAGGCCGGGGCCGGCCTGCTCGACACGTACGAGACCGAGCGGCGCCCCCTCATCGACATCACCCTCAAGCGAGAGGTCGAACTGGCGAAGATCTCCGAGGGCCGGGTGCCCGCCAGCTACAACCCGGCCGACCCCAACGCCCCCATCCCCATGGCCAAGGAGTTCCTCGGCTTCCGGTGCCACTCCGCCGCGGTCCGCACCGAGGCCGACGACGACGGCAGCCTCCAGGAGGATCCGTGGCACCCCACAGGGCGACCCGGGGGACGGGCCCCGCACGTCGTCCTCACCGACGGCCCGCGCACGTTCTCCACCCACGACCTGTTCGGCCGCGGTTTCGTGCTCCTGGCAGGGTACGAAGCCCCGGAGTGGGTCACCGCCGCCGAAGAGGTCGCCCGCCGACTCGGCGTCACCCTGGCCGCGTACCGGCTCGGCGATCGCCTCACCGACGGCGACGGCACCTGGTGCGGCCGCTACGGGGTCGAACCGACCGGCGCCACGCTGATCCGCCCCGACGCCGTCGTGGCGTGGCGCGGCAAGCGGTCCTCTGTCGACCCGGAGGGTGAGCTCACGACGGCCCTCACCGCGGTCCTCACCCGCTGA
- a CDS encoding HAD domain-containing protein: protein MTGNALPLLFLDVDGPLIPFGATREQLPDGYPTYGTGRAALRAVDANPLITRLDPALGDRLLALPCTLVWATTWMSEANECVAPWLGLPQLPVVTWPDPSTEDEHPRGLHWKTRPLLAWAAGRPFAWVDDEITDTDRAWTAAHHPSRSLLHRVDPGLGLRDGDFAMLDAWLRVSGPA from the coding sequence ATGACCGGAAACGCGCTGCCTCTCCTGTTCCTCGACGTCGACGGCCCCTTGATCCCCTTCGGGGCGACGCGGGAACAACTCCCCGACGGATATCCGACGTACGGGACGGGCCGCGCCGCTCTCCGGGCGGTCGACGCCAACCCGCTCATCACGCGACTGGACCCGGCGCTCGGCGACCGCCTGCTCGCGCTGCCGTGCACGCTCGTGTGGGCCACGACGTGGATGTCCGAGGCGAACGAATGCGTGGCGCCGTGGCTGGGCCTGCCGCAGCTGCCCGTAGTGACCTGGCCGGACCCCTCCACCGAGGACGAGCACCCCCGCGGCCTTCACTGGAAGACCCGCCCCCTCCTGGCCTGGGCGGCAGGACGCCCCTTCGCCTGGGTCGACGACGAGATCACCGACACCGACCGGGCTTGGACGGCAGCGCATCACCCGAGCCGGAGCCTGCTCCATCGCGTCGACCCCGGACTCGGGCTCAGGGACGGGGACTTCGCGATGCTCGATGCGTGGCTTCGGGTGAGTGGCCCCGCGTGA
- a CDS encoding DUF4352 domain-containing protein: MRTARTIRVRNVAAAVLALGALTGLTACVGGDDEVSTKPKAHASADEKKTDEQPATDADAQEADAKDAKKDEVAKVGDTIELTGMDKGSKLDVTAVKVVDNAKSSDEFTAPESGKRWLAVQFQLVNTGTKAYADSPQNGAQLADSQGQQFQTTFADITAGPSMSSDVKLRPGAKALGWITFELPKASKADVVQFAMDSGFSDKTGEWRLK; the protein is encoded by the coding sequence ATGCGCACCGCTCGTACCATCCGTGTCAGAAATGTCGCCGCCGCCGTCCTCGCGCTCGGCGCGCTCACCGGCCTCACCGCCTGCGTGGGCGGCGACGACGAAGTGAGCACCAAGCCGAAGGCGCACGCCTCGGCCGACGAGAAGAAGACGGACGAGCAGCCTGCGACGGACGCGGACGCCCAGGAGGCGGACGCCAAGGACGCCAAGAAGGACGAGGTGGCGAAGGTCGGCGACACCATCGAGCTCACGGGGATGGACAAGGGCAGCAAGCTCGACGTCACGGCCGTGAAGGTGGTCGACAACGCCAAGTCCAGCGACGAGTTCACCGCCCCCGAGTCCGGCAAGCGCTGGCTGGCCGTCCAGTTCCAGCTCGTCAACACCGGCACGAAGGCGTACGCCGACAGCCCGCAGAACGGCGCGCAGCTCGCGGACTCCCAGGGCCAGCAGTTCCAGACCACGTTCGCGGACATCACGGCGGGCCCGTCGATGTCGTCCGACGTCAAGCTCCGCCCCGGCGCGAAGGCGCTCGGCTGGATCACCTTCGAACTCCCCAAGGCGTCCAAGGCGGACGTGGTCCAGTTCGCGATGGACTCGGGGTTCTCGGACAAGACGGGGGAGTGGAGGCTGAAGTAG
- a CDS encoding type I polyketide synthase, producing MRTEPSDVPPVAIVGMGCRLPGIESVDELWDVLEAQTDTVTPVPTDRFDVGDRYDSTPMTRGRTVSRHGGFLVDPFGFDAAFFGISPVEARAMDPQQRLLLHVVWEALESAGIRPSRLAGSRGGVFVGQATAEYAETDPRPQDPDVRGLVGSRLRAVTAGRVSYALDLRGPSVVLDTACSSSLVAVHAARQSLLTGESDLCIAAGVNVILSPHDAVAYSQGDMLSPGGRIKFGDARADGFVRSEGVGAVVLKRLDDALRDGDPVHAVLLGSATTNDGAASGLLLHPSVEGQAAMVREACRSAGIEPSELDYVEAHGTGTRVGDGVELQALAEAVGPGRGADRPLLTGSVKTNIGHTEATAGMAGLIKAVLMLRHGVVPASLHLDEAHPLLAQDDFPVRVVTRQQPLQPAGARALLGVSSFGLSGTNAQLVVGAHVPEPAPGIPHPATEDGPCLLVLSARTSGSLRRLARKYADYLGPSGPGRQHRIAGICAAAVTRRDAHPHRLWVVGHDHASLSRRLYALAAGETIADGGTGEAGLSGDKRLVFTFSGQGSQWAGMTRSLYRSSPAFRTALDACDRAVSKELGWSVLERLASDAGFPEDVSIVQPVLWAVQVALAAAWRERGLTPDLCIGHSMGEVAAAHVFGALSLGDAAAVICRRSRLMQRGAGRGAMLVVELPAARARQYTAAYEGAVCVAAENSPTTTVLAGDPVALARLRAELEERDVLCRSVKVNVASHSPQMDSLRDDLLQELAGLSPVPGASGMISTVHGCEVKGPELTAAYWVDNLRRPVQFADTVREVGCAAESVFLEISPHPVLVAPMNDTLGGDQGDQGDHGDVAVASLHAGQDEPTELARAAGRIFALGGRVDWRRWYGGDPRHVPSLPTYAWDVAQFRRASADSVATHGTAVPRVRQFDLASWSGTAEGRDGAAHHTGAPVPPVVYLAAMLETAQEADRAAAFELRDVKLGDAPVPLEEAGGTTLRVTLDGHGAEAGAARTVTAQAALQGVPDPVFCAWGRVVGADADDAEPLASEALDAALAGCGEYLGAQDLQGLAQRHGRDSQEPFRAVEHLWRRDGAAVARVRLPRPLSRADWEAGLQPLLAARPGAVSGDDGFAYVPVSIDSVRFFAELEPEFWSLIDVRTEGGGASLRADVLLIAPDRRVLARFSGIHLRRLARPSSRAGRPLAHVPALVSALTGQCAASVAGLAKKVTGPFGGGLLTGLLRSVVLPPADRDRDRERDLEREPAAARTAAPAPSVKEVAALPPGPGSAAEALLEHSAALLGMAASDIDERRSLRELGLDSLMASQLRQRLRRSLGFEVTAGRLLGAESIASLAKSLAPHGASPRFGQMRGQES from the coding sequence ATGCGTACAGAACCGTCGGACGTACCCCCCGTCGCGATAGTCGGCATGGGGTGCCGGTTGCCGGGGATCGAGAGTGTCGATGAGCTGTGGGACGTGCTCGAGGCGCAGACCGACACCGTGACGCCGGTACCCACCGACCGCTTCGACGTGGGCGACCGCTACGACTCCACCCCCATGACCCGCGGCCGGACCGTGTCCCGGCACGGCGGCTTCCTCGTCGACCCCTTCGGCTTCGACGCGGCGTTCTTCGGCATCTCGCCCGTGGAGGCACGCGCCATGGACCCGCAGCAGCGGCTGCTGCTGCACGTGGTGTGGGAAGCCCTGGAGTCGGCGGGGATACGCCCCTCCCGGCTCGCGGGCAGCCGCGGCGGCGTGTTTGTCGGGCAGGCGACGGCGGAGTACGCGGAGACCGACCCTCGCCCCCAAGACCCCGATGTCCGCGGCCTGGTGGGCAGCCGACTGCGCGCCGTCACGGCCGGACGCGTCTCCTACGCACTCGACCTGCGCGGGCCGAGCGTCGTCCTGGACACCGCCTGCTCCTCGTCGCTGGTCGCCGTGCACGCCGCGCGCCAGAGTCTGCTCACCGGCGAGAGCGATCTGTGCATCGCCGCGGGCGTCAACGTGATCCTGTCTCCGCACGACGCCGTCGCCTACTCCCAGGGGGACATGCTCTCTCCCGGAGGCCGCATCAAGTTCGGTGACGCCCGCGCGGACGGGTTCGTGCGCAGCGAAGGCGTGGGCGCGGTGGTGCTCAAGCGACTTGACGACGCGCTCCGGGACGGCGACCCCGTCCATGCGGTACTGCTCGGCAGCGCGACCACGAACGACGGCGCGGCGAGCGGACTCCTGCTCCACCCTTCGGTAGAGGGCCAGGCCGCCATGGTGCGCGAGGCATGTCGCAGCGCCGGTATCGAGCCATCGGAACTCGACTACGTCGAGGCGCACGGCACCGGAACGCGTGTCGGTGACGGGGTGGAGCTCCAGGCGCTCGCCGAGGCGGTCGGCCCGGGCCGAGGGGCGGACAGGCCGCTCCTCACCGGATCGGTCAAGACCAACATCGGTCACACCGAGGCCACAGCGGGCATGGCCGGGCTGATCAAGGCGGTCCTCATGCTGCGCCACGGAGTCGTACCGGCGTCGCTGCATCTCGACGAGGCGCACCCCCTGCTGGCCCAGGACGACTTCCCGGTACGCGTGGTGACGCGCCAACAGCCCTTGCAACCGGCGGGTGCCCGCGCCCTGCTCGGCGTCAGCTCCTTCGGTCTTTCCGGCACGAACGCCCAACTGGTCGTCGGCGCCCACGTCCCCGAACCCGCGCCCGGCATCCCCCACCCCGCCACCGAGGACGGGCCCTGTCTGCTGGTGCTCAGCGCGCGCACCTCCGGATCCCTCCGTCGCCTGGCCCGGAAGTACGCGGACTACCTGGGCCCCTCCGGGCCAGGGCGCCAGCACCGCATCGCCGGCATCTGCGCCGCCGCGGTCACCCGGCGCGACGCCCACCCGCACCGGCTGTGGGTCGTGGGCCACGATCACGCGTCGCTGTCGCGGCGGCTGTACGCCCTCGCCGCGGGCGAGACGATCGCCGACGGCGGAACGGGGGAGGCGGGCCTGTCGGGCGACAAGCGCCTGGTGTTCACCTTCTCCGGGCAGGGGTCGCAGTGGGCGGGCATGACCCGGTCCCTGTACCGCTCATCGCCCGCCTTCCGTACGGCACTCGACGCGTGCGACCGGGCCGTCTCCAAGGAACTCGGCTGGTCGGTTCTGGAACGGCTGGCCTCCGACGCGGGCTTCCCGGAGGACGTGAGCATCGTTCAGCCCGTCCTGTGGGCGGTGCAGGTGGCGCTCGCCGCCGCCTGGCGCGAACGCGGCCTGACACCGGATCTGTGCATCGGACACAGCATGGGTGAGGTCGCGGCGGCCCATGTCTTCGGCGCCTTGTCACTCGGCGACGCGGCCGCGGTGATCTGCCGACGCAGTCGGCTGATGCAGCGCGGGGCGGGTCGCGGCGCCATGCTCGTCGTCGAACTCCCGGCCGCCCGGGCCCGGCAGTACACCGCGGCCTACGAGGGGGCGGTGTGCGTGGCGGCCGAGAACTCACCCACCACCACCGTGCTCGCGGGTGATCCCGTAGCCCTCGCGCGCCTGCGGGCGGAACTGGAGGAGCGCGACGTCCTGTGCCGTTCGGTGAAGGTGAACGTGGCGTCCCACTCGCCGCAGATGGACTCCCTGCGCGACGACCTGCTACAGGAACTGGCCGGGCTCTCCCCGGTTCCCGGCGCGAGCGGCATGATCTCCACCGTGCACGGCTGCGAGGTCAAGGGTCCGGAGCTGACGGCCGCCTACTGGGTGGACAACCTGCGCCGCCCCGTGCAGTTCGCCGACACCGTACGAGAAGTGGGTTGCGCCGCAGAGAGCGTCTTCCTCGAAATCAGCCCGCATCCGGTCCTCGTCGCCCCCATGAACGACACGCTGGGCGGCGACCAAGGCGACCAAGGCGACCATGGCGATGTCGCGGTGGCCTCACTGCACGCGGGGCAGGACGAACCCACCGAATTGGCCAGGGCCGCCGGACGGATCTTCGCCCTGGGCGGGCGGGTGGACTGGCGGCGGTGGTACGGCGGAGACCCGCGGCACGTGCCGTCGTTGCCCACCTACGCGTGGGACGTGGCGCAGTTCCGGCGTGCGTCGGCCGACTCCGTGGCCACGCACGGGACGGCCGTCCCCCGGGTCCGGCAGTTCGACCTCGCGTCCTGGAGCGGGACCGCCGAAGGGCGCGACGGCGCGGCCCACCACACAGGCGCGCCCGTGCCGCCCGTCGTCTATCTCGCAGCGATGCTCGAAACCGCGCAAGAGGCCGACCGCGCCGCGGCGTTCGAGCTGCGGGACGTGAAGCTGGGTGACGCGCCCGTGCCTCTCGAAGAGGCCGGCGGTACGACCCTGCGGGTGACCCTGGACGGGCACGGAGCAGAAGCCGGAGCGGCCCGCACCGTCACGGCGCAGGCCGCGCTTCAGGGTGTACCCGACCCCGTCTTCTGCGCCTGGGGACGGGTCGTCGGGGCGGACGCCGACGACGCGGAGCCGCTGGCTTCGGAGGCTCTCGACGCCGCGCTCGCAGGCTGCGGGGAGTACCTGGGGGCACAGGACCTCCAGGGACTCGCGCAGCGCCACGGCCGCGACTCCCAAGAGCCGTTCCGGGCCGTGGAGCACCTGTGGCGGCGCGACGGCGCGGCCGTGGCCCGCGTCCGGCTGCCGCGGCCCCTGTCCCGCGCCGACTGGGAGGCGGGCCTGCAGCCGCTCCTCGCGGCCAGGCCGGGAGCCGTGTCGGGTGACGACGGCTTCGCGTACGTCCCCGTGTCCATCGATTCGGTCCGGTTCTTCGCGGAACTGGAACCGGAATTCTGGAGCCTGATCGACGTGCGGACCGAGGGCGGTGGAGCCTCGCTGCGGGCCGACGTCCTCCTGATCGCACCGGACCGTCGGGTCCTCGCGCGGTTCTCCGGAATCCACCTGCGGCGCCTCGCACGGCCGTCGTCCCGGGCGGGCAGGCCCCTGGCGCACGTGCCCGCGCTCGTATCGGCCCTCACCGGGCAGTGCGCGGCGTCGGTCGCGGGCCTGGCCAAGAAGGTCACGGGCCCCTTCGGCGGCGGCTTGCTCACCGGCCTCCTGCGCTCGGTCGTCTTACCGCCTGCCGACCGGGACCGGGACCGAGAGCGGGACCTGGAGCGGGAGCCGGCGGCGGCGCGAACTGCCGCCCCTGCGCCATCCGTTAAGGAGGTCGCGGCTTTGCCTCCCGGCCCTGGAAGTGCCGCCGAGGCGCTTCTCGAGCACTCCGCGGCCCTGCTGGGCATGGCGGCTTCGGACATCGACGAGCGGCGGTCGCTGCGGGAGCTCGGGCTCGACTCCCTCATGGCCTCCCAGCTCCGGCAGCGTCTGCGCCGCAGCCTTGGCTTCGAGGTCACCGCCGGGCGGCTCCTGGGTGCGGAGAGTATCGCGAGTCTGGCCAAGAGCCTTGCCCCGCACGGCGCTTCACCGCGTTTCGGCCAGATGCGCGGGCAGGAGTCGTAA